In Leucoraja erinacea ecotype New England chromosome 9, Leri_hhj_1, whole genome shotgun sequence, the genomic window TCTCTGCATGTGATGTTGGTGCCGACTGTCACCGCACCTCACGCCGCGGTCCACCCActgtctcctctctcctccctccctccctccctccgtcctCTGATTGGACTATCTCTATTCTAAACAAAAGACTCCACTGTGATaaaaggcaggcaggcagccatGCCGAGGCCAGTCAGTGCTCCTCTCTGCTCACTGCTTTGAACGGATTGTCAGTgctgacatgcagcaaaataccGGACTCGTCGCCTGAAATCTCTTCCTTGCACTCTCCAAATCCAGATTGACTCACCTTTGGAACAAAGTATCCTCGACAATTTAAAGATGCCAAGAGGGTTCTTAGTTAAGAGGAACATTAAATCGTCTCCAGTTTCTTATAGGATTCGGACTGAGGAGAGGGGGCCTCTGGCAATTGCTCCTGTAAGCgggaatgtgggggaaaccgtaCATTCACTTGCCCTGCCAGAGCCGAGCTcccagagacacagcacagagcaGTTTAAAGATAGGTTTACACGCGATAAAATGTTGGGAGCTGCCCACAGAATCGGCGCGCTAAAAGAGGAGCATGCTCCTGATTCTTTCTACACTACGTTTCCAGAATATAGCATCTCTGGTTGGGCTGATGTCTCTTACACGCCAATCAAACCTATCGACAAGAGACTTGACAACGATTTCTGTGACACATGTTTAAGTCCATCTGCGTCAGACGAACCATTCGGGGCCGCAACCCCGTTACTCTTGCTCCAGCCAGCGCTATCCCCTGCGACTGCCAACTGTGGAGGCCTGGCTCACCTCTGCTCGCCTTTCCACGGGAGTAAGCCGCGAGTGCCAGAATCCCGTCACCGCAAGCACAAGAGCAGCCCGAAGAAGCCCAAAGTAACCAGGAGACTGAATTTCGAAGACGAGGTGTGCACTTCCCCGGTCTTGGGTCTACGGATCAAGGTGGATCCCAGGGACTGCAAGCCGTCGTTTGCGCGGGTGAACAAGCCCCTTGGGGAATTCATCTGCCAATTGTGTAAAGAGCAATACTCGGACTCGTTCTCTCTGGCCCAGCACAAATGCTCCAGGATCGTCCGTGTGGAGTACCGCTGCCTTGAGTGTGATAAAATGTTCAGCTGTCCAGCTAACCTGGCCTCTCACCGGCGCTGGCATAAACCCCGCACTGATCCAAATCCTCAGTGGAGCAGCCAGAAGTTTTCGGTGGAGCCGGGTAGCAAGGAGAACTCGGGGGAGCCGGACTGCAGCACTGGGACCATGGACAGCGCCAGCAGCGTGGACTCAGCCAGGACCGCGGACAGCGCCAGCATCGTGGACTCAGCCAGGGCCATGGACTCAGCCAGGACCATGGATAGCGCCAAGGAGCCGGGAGCCTCTGTCCAGCGGTTGGACGGGCGTTTCCAATGCCGCTACTGCAGCAAGAGATTCCGCCGGCAGGCTTACCTGAGAAAGCACCTGAGCGCCCACGAAGCCGCCGGACCGAGCGTTCGCTGTCAGATGGAGTCGGCCCGGATCCCCTTCCCTTGCCGGCTGTGCGGACTGGACCTGCAGACGGCCGAGACCCGGGACAAGCACCTCCTCTGGCATGCGGTGAGCAGTGGAGCGTCGGCTGTGCTCGGGCCCGGCTGCGACGAGGAGCACTCCGATAAGGGCGACCTCAGAGCCTTGGTCTTTTGCTGCAAACACTGCCCGTCGACCTTTTTCAGCTCGCCCGGACTCACCAGGCATATCAACAAGTGGCACCCGTCAGAGAATAGGCAGGTCTTGCTTCTGCAGCTGCCTGCCTCGGCCGGCTGCTAATGTTACCGGAGCCTGCCTTCCCCATATTCCATGAATCAATTCATGACGAAGAATTCTCTTAAGGCCAATTTTTGCTCATTGAAATGTAATCTAAAGCAGCGATTTGATATTATGACAGTATTATTCCACTTAGTGAATCTCGAACTGTTCGTTGCATGTCAACCAAtgctgtttaaataacatttccaaTTTTCTGAATACGTGTTATACTTTTTCCACTATTGGGCTTAGACATCAAACACTTGACAGAACATTATGTTGCTTTTATTTTACGGTTGACTGGATGAATGCTCCAATCATACAATCGATATTAACGGATAATGAGGAACAGCGGCGAAACATATTTCAGATAACTGGTAAAATATTTGGTCGAATCTGTAACATAATTTGATTCAACATTATCGTTGCGTTATTCCACGTTACGATAAATATTTCATATTACGGCATTTATTTAGACTTTAGCTCTTTTTCAGCTCTCTGAAACAACATACGTCTAAACAGTTAAGACTTTAAAGAACAAATCAGATTGTAATTTTCTCAGCTGGTAATtgctaatttattttaattggtTGTTTGTTGAACTCTGTAGAATATACATTGACGTCCGAGAAATAGATGATATTGTACCTGTTCTATAATCCTTGGAGTACTGTTACCTGAATTTGATTAACTACAAATTCCACGGACCGGTCCGAATATCAGATACCAAAGACGCGCTTTCATTTCATAAGGCCCTTTCATTGCGTTTTAGCCACAGCCACCGATGGGACCACCGCAGATGCCATACTCACCGATGGCCAGCTCACCCATGGCCAGGTCACCCAGTTCGACAGCACTGCAGTTTGCTCCTATTAACCTTCTTTTGCGTAAAAAAAAAAACGGCTTGCTTCAATATGATGTTCTTTCTAGtctaattttaaataaataaattattttttgttaaaGTTATGGTTCTTCATAGATTTATTATAGCTAATTTCAATTCTAAGGTGATTATTATATTTCTGTATGCACCGTAGTATGCACTTAACCTTGTgttgttaaaaaaatgtttgtttcaatATCAATAAAGGAAATGCTTGATATGTTATGCCAAATTGGTGTGTGAAGATCTTTGCGGTGAAGGTACTTATATCAGGCTGTTCGACGGTTAAATGAGGAATAGCCATACAGTTCCAAGTAGTGTTCTCAAGTAACAATGAACTCAGCGGCAGATGTTGCTAGTAATGGAAAGTTCTATCAAAGAGGCTTAAATAAGCTACTGCATTGCATCTTGATCATATAGCACTGGTTCTGGAGAGCACGTTATTCAGTCACACACTTGACTGTGATTGTATACGATGTCATGGCTTTGTAATGTCAGGGAGTGTGTACCACATCACACAGTATTCTGCTTCTGACCTGCTCGTGTGACCACAATATTTAGATACTGGTTCAGTTAAATTTTTCATCATTGTATTTCACAGATGTTGGTGGTATGGGATTCATAAGAGTAATGTAAGTAAAAGTTAACTGGAATTGCTTAGAACCTGTCTTATTGTTGATCATTTGTCTTTGGCTTGTGTGGCACCAATGTGAAATAACCTATTAACTCAAGTTTGAATGATGCCTAGTACTTGTGAATGAAGGCATTGTCTAAAAAATGCAAAGATGGAACTGACCACTATTCAGTAATCCATGAACATTGTCATACATTGCCATATGTTGGAAAAAGTCAGTGATTAATGGACCGAAGATGGACTAGTATATTGTCATGAGAAGTCCCTGCAGCAATGTCCTGGGTTGAAATGATTGGCCTTCGGCAGTTTTAATCAGTGTCCTTTGTACCAAGTTTGACTGGTCAATGGAGAGTTTCCTCAAAAGGCTTCTTTCCTTCTTTCGGCTTCAATTTTACTATGGATTTTTGATATTTCACTGTCAAAAGTCTGCCTTGATTATACTTCCATCATATACCACAATTCCGCTCTTTTCCCCATTCTCGGAGCAAGGTCACAATGAGATTTGAAGCAGAGTGGTCCTGACAGAGACCAAAGTGGAACAGAGAGAATGAAACAATAAAGAAATGATAATTGATACTGCAGTTAACAATCCCGTTCATCATTTTGCTGATGACTGAGAGGAAGGTATGGTAATTTGCCAGATCAGATTTATCACCCTCTTTTGTGGACCTGCTGGGCAATTTTCTTTTGCTGCGAAGTCCCTTGTATTATAACTAAACTTTGTCAGAAAATACCTCATTGTTTTAGTCCCATCTTCAGTACTGCAGATTTCAGGTACCTAATGTGCTCGGCTATAACTTGATTACACATGGAATGAGTCATATTAGCTGAAGACTGGTTCCTGTGGTAGTGACTAAGATAGATCATCCACTCAGACCTTCTAGTTCAATATGGTTATGATCACTTTCATTCCATCTTTTGCATTTGCATGCTGGATTCCACGACTGTTGAGGCTGCCAACATTATTGAAACAATTTTCTTGTATTGTTTAATTATTCACAACCATTCATGACTTCTTGCAACAAGACTGAAGATTTTCAATCTGACCTGTTCATGATTGCTATGATCCACTGACGGTATACTGTTACCACTCTCCAGCTTGCAGCCAAACTTGTTTTGATGCCACACTAAATTTTAGGAGTGATGTCCTCGGGGTAAGCATTGTGTACTACACTAATCACTGAACCAGGATGGGGCCCCTGATTTGATGTTAATGGTATAGTTAAGTGGTTCTATACAGTATATGCTGAGCCATGACGTTACAGGGATGCTCAGTGCTGAGCCATAGCGTTAGCACAGTGGTAGTACCTCGGAGTGCATAGGAACATGAATTTGGTGTGAAGATAGGACATTTCCACAACCATTATACATGTActctccagatttatttaatggaTTACATTTAAAGTTACCAGCTGCTGTGGTGGTATTTGAACATGGCTCCAGATATCACTTCCCCAGTTATTTTTTCTTCTTTATGCAGCCCATCATATCTGCATTTTATGCACATAACATGATGGTACACTATTCACTATTTTTCCCTGGAATACTCAGTAAAACTATTACAATTGACTTTTATAGTCCAACCCCCCAACTCGTAATAAATAATGTAATTTATTTAAGCACTCAAGCCCCAATATAGACCTTTGTGTCTCCGATCAGATACACACACATCATATGATGCTAGTATCTTCTATAGGTTAACAATGCTTTGTCAATACATTTAAATATGTGTATTATTTAGTATTTACAGCTTCAGGATTTAATATATAGATCAGTTTAATATTAGTTTTTCAAAAACACATACCAtattccactccccctcccctcaccccaccagtcacatctgtggagtcttttaagttccttggaaccatcatctccaaggaccttaattggggggctaccatcgactccacagtcaaaaagacacaacagaggatgtacttcctacggcagctgagtaagcacaatctgccacaggcaatgatggtccaattctacatggccatcgtagagtctgctctcaccttctccatcatggtctggtttggcagccaccaagcacgacacctggaggctgcagcgaatcgtccgatcagctgagaaggttattggctgcaaccttccgtccattgatgaactgtacactgcatctctgacccctctcaccctggccacaaactctttgaatcacttccctctggaaggcaactccagacaaagctgccacagccagacataaaaacagtttttatccacgagtagttgctctactcaacagccaaaaatctgtagcctccctttgatctggtattttgttggttcacgtgcttgatcaatggtgttttatcattaatattattattattattaatgtttagtgttttctgagtcattcataactgtcactatgtcatgttgttacttgtgggcagagcaccaaggcaaattccttgtatgtgaatacttggccaataaacacttACTTTATTCCTTTAATTACTTTTAGTGTTTTTCAGTGATCAATTGCTTTACAGTGATCAATTAAACATTAATTTTTATCTCCCCAATGCTTTGCTTTTGCATGCAGCACGAGAACATATTTCTTTCAGTGCTTTTATTTTGCCATTGAAATAAAAGGAAGTAAATTAAAAATctttaatattaaaatttaaatattttaaatttaacaatataGTTTCATGTTCTTATTTGGTAACTATTCCTTTGTATTGTAATCTGCGACAAGATTATCATTTATATTCAGTAGTGGTCTATTAATGATGGCAATTGCAACTCTGAGAATGCTGTAATAGGAACAAGTTGCATTTGAAAACTGACCTATTTATTTTAGCTAAACTAAAATTcagcacactttgtgtaaaataaatacaattatttcATAATTCTGCCAAATCAAATTTCTGCTGATTCATTTATGCCAGGCTTCTAATCTCAAATAGAGGGAAAATATAGTCTACACAGTAGCAAGAAAACATTATAAAACAATACGATTGGGATACAATGAATAAGCAAGATATTCCCATATCTTACAAGAGATACTGAGGTGTGGTAGTTCACTACTGGAGGTCTGGTCCATTATTTCAGGGAAGAGTTGAATTCCACAAGGAATACATGTGCAAGTAATTGAATACTAGAGGACAAAGGTGAAGAGTTTAaacatgtgcagggcaagttttgttttacacagagggtggtgagagccTGGAATAAGCTCTCCGGGgagatggtagaggcagatacgttagaaacatttaagagacaatcGAATAGGGATATGGATATGCATTTTATGTGGATGGATAAGATTtggtcttggaatcatgttcggcaggGACATTGTAGGTCAAAGGACCTGCGTCTGTGTTGTACTTTTTTATGTTCTAATAAttctgtgatttaaaaaaaatatcaatctCAATAATGGAAAACATGGAACTAACAGATTGTGTTAAAATATACTTGGTTCACTCATGTCCTTTAGAGGCATGTCATTCTTCCTCATGTTGGTCTAGAAGTGACTTAAGTCTTTCAAATATGGGGTTATGGGCAGAACGCAGgcggatggggttaggagggagagttagatcagccatgattgaatggtggagtagacttgatgggctgaatggccta contains:
- the LOC129700233 gene encoding insulinoma-associated protein 1b; protein product: MPRGFLVKRNIKSSPVSYRIRTEERGPLAIAPVSGNVGETVHSLALPEPSSQRHSTEQFKDRFTRDKMLGAAHRIGALKEEHAPDSFYTTFPEYSISGWADVSYTPIKPIDKRLDNDFCDTCLSPSASDEPFGAATPLLLLQPALSPATANCGGLAHLCSPFHGSKPRVPESRHRKHKSSPKKPKVTRRLNFEDEVCTSPVLGLRIKVDPRDCKPSFARVNKPLGEFICQLCKEQYSDSFSLAQHKCSRIVRVEYRCLECDKMFSCPANLASHRRWHKPRTDPNPQWSSQKFSVEPGSKENSGEPDCSTGTMDSASSVDSARTADSASIVDSARAMDSARTMDSAKEPGASVQRLDGRFQCRYCSKRFRRQAYLRKHLSAHEAAGPSVRCQMESARIPFPCRLCGLDLQTAETRDKHLLWHAVSSGASAVLGPGCDEEHSDKGDLRALVFCCKHCPSTFFSSPGLTRHINKWHPSENRQVLLLQLPASAGC